In the Actinomycetota bacterium genome, CTCCACGTCCCCGGAGCAGACGATGCGCCCCTCCGCCATCACCTCCACACGGTCGGCGAGCTCTTCCGCCTCCTCCCAGTCATGGGTTGCCACCAGGACGCCTGCGCCCCGCTCCGACAGCTCTCTGATGAGCCGGCGCAGGCGGAGGCGCCCCAGGGGGTCCAGCCCCGCCGTGGGCTCGTCCAGGAGGAGGTAGCGGGGTCCCATGGCCAGCACCCCCGCCAGGGCGGCAAGGCGCATCTCGCCGTCGCTGAGGGCGAAGGGGGAGCGACTGGAATATTCTTCCGGGTCAAGGCCGGCGGCCTTCATGGCCTCGCGGGCCCGCGCCGCGAGCCGGGGACCGCGCAGCCCCCGGTTGCGGGGCCCGAAGGCCACGTCCTTCTCCACCGTTTCCGCGAAGAGCTGTCTGCGGGGAGACTGGAAGAGGATCCCCACCGCCTCCCGCAGCCGCCGCAGGCCTGACGGGCTGTGGTCGACGCGGGAGCCGTCCAATAGCACCCGTCCCCGCGCGGGGGAGTAGATGCCGGCAACGAGGCAGAGGAGGGTGGTCTTGCCTGACCCCGATGCCCCCATGAGGCATACCCTCTCCCCCTCGCGCAGCGTGAGGTCTATGCCCTCCAGCGCCTCCCGGGCCATGGGGGTCCCGGGAAGGTAGGTGAACCCCACTCCCTCAAGCCTTATGCCCACAGGGATTCCAGCACCTCCTCCGCGCACAGGGGCCGGGCGGGCACCCTGAGCCCCCGTGCCGCCAGTTCGCGCGACAGCTCCAGAAGGGACGGCTCCCTCATGCCCGCCTCCTCCGCGGGGCCGCCCCGGGCGAAGAACTCCTCCGGGGTGCCCTCGAAGACCTTGCGTCCGGAGGAGAGCAGGACCACCCTCTCGGCGGCCAGCAGGTCCTCCGCGTGGTGGGTGGCGTGTACCACCGCCATCTTCCTCTCCTCGCGCCACCTCCGCAGCAGGAGCAGCACCTCGAGTCGCGTGCGGGGGTCGAGCATGGAGGTGGCTTCGTCGGACACCAGCACGCGCGGCCTCAGGGCGAGTGCGCCCGCGAGGACGAGGCGTTTTTTCTCCCCTTCCGAGAGGAGGTGGGGCTCGCGGCTGCGCAGTCCCGCCAGGCCTAGGGCCCGCAGGGATTCCTCCACCCGCTCCGCGATCTCCGGACGGGAAAGGGCGAGGTTCTCCGGTCCGAAGGCCACGTCGTCCTCCACCGTGGGGCCGACGATCTGGTTATCGGGGTTCTGCATGACCAGGGCCACCCGGCTGCGGATGGCCGCCAGATCGTCTCCCGACGAGGTATCCAGGCCGCATGCCCTCACCCTACCCGCGGTGGGGAGGAGGAGCGCGTTCATCATGCGGCAGAGGGTGGACTTGCCCGAGCCGTTGGGGCCCACCACGGCGACGAACTCTCCCTCGCCCACGGTGAGGGAGACGTCGCGCAGGGCAGGGGAATCCTCCCGGCCGGGATAGGCGAAGCTCACGCCCTCGATCTCTATGACCGCCGCGTCCGCTGTGTGCCGGTCCAGCTCAACCCACCCCCATGGGCAGCGTCCTGCCCAGCGCAGTGGAGAGACGGCGGGCGGCGATGCCGATGAAGAACCCCGTGGGAAGGGCGATGAGGAGCAAATAGGGGAGGTAATAGCGCAGGCCGGGGAAGCCAACCAGCAGTATGGCCACCCCCAGCTGGGCGGCGTTGTGGGTGACAGCGCCGGCTATGCTCACTCCGGTGAGGCTCAACACCCCCGGTGGAAGGCGATAGAGCGCCATCATCGCCAGGGTGGCGGCGGTCCCCGCGGCGGTGCTGATGGCCAGGCCCACGAAGCTGCCGCGCAGCAGCCCGCCCAGCAGGCATCGCAGGAGGTTCACCCCCAGGGCCTCCAGAGGCCCGAGAAAGACCAGGGCGGACACCGTGGCCAGGTTGGCCAGTCCCAGTTTGGCGCCGGGCAGGGGCAGGATGGGGGGGATGGTGCCCTCGATTATCTGCAGCACCAGGCCCAGGGCCACCAGCATCCCCATCTCCCCCACCAGATAAGCCCGGCGGTCGGAGGGGGGGCGTAAGGGCCTCTCAGCGGTTGACCACATCCGGCCCTTCCTCTCCCGTCTTGATCTCTATGACCACCCGGTTGGGAAGGCAGACGATGCTCTCCCCGGGTCGGGAGATCCAGCCGGCATGCACGCACAGCTTGTCCGGGCAGGCGGAATCGAGCATGCGCACCCTGCCTCCCGCGACCTGGAGGTAAGAGCGGCCCCGGTACCCCTCCACCGCCAGCTCCACCCGGTCCTCCTGCAGGGACAGGACCATGACCTCGCGGCCGTTGACGCTCACCGCCGCGCGCGGCGACGATCCGGCCCCCGCCCTGGCGAGGCCCTGGGCGATGAGCAAGGCGCTCAGGGCGGCCACCGTGAGCACCAGCACCACGTCTCCGGGCGCCCACCAGCGCCCGCCCCCGGGTCGTCTTCCCCCTCGCGGGGGGCGGTTCCGGCGGGAATGTCCCATGTCCGGGGCTGACCCCATGAAGTCGTACCTCCCGTGCGGGTCCTGTTCCTCCCTATATTAAATGAAAGCGGCGGGTCTCGGGAAAGGGAGGGGACCCGGCGCCGACACACCCGTATAGGCAAGGGGTTCCAGGCGGTACGCATCTCCGGCCATCACCGGTCCCCAAAGCGAATCCTGCGGCAAGCGCACCGGGCCGAAAAGATGCGGGTTTCCAGCCGGGACGCACTGCGCATATAATCACTGCTATGGACGTGAAGGAAGCCAACCTGGTCTTTCACGACGAGACCAGCCGCGAATACGACAAGAAGTGGGCCATCCGCTTCGACTCCGACATGGCCGACTTCGTGCTCTCCAAGTTCGAGCTGGGGCTGGGCGGGCCCTTTCCCCGCGGCGTGCGCGTGCTGGAGATCGGCTGCGGGACCGGCTACGCCATGCTCAACCTGGGGCTGGCGGGGGTGCTCGACGAGGCCTGGGGGTGCGACATCTCCCGGGGGATGCTGGATGTGTGCCGCGATAACGCCGAGAAGTTGGGCATCCGGGTACACCTGGAGCAGGCGGACGCCGAGAGGCTGCCCTACGACGACGAGTCCTTCGACCTGGTCATCGGCCACGCTGTCCTGCACCACCTCCCCGACCTGGACGCCTCGCTGCGCGAGATCCGGCGCGTGCTGCGACCGGGGGGGAGATGCGTGGTGGCCGGGGAGCCCTCGGTGAAGGGGCATCAACTCGCCAGGGTGGCCAAGGCCATGGCCTCGGCCTCCGTCAAGGCCTACGCGCGCCTGGGCGGGAGGCTGGGGAAGCGCCCCATTACCCTGAGGGACTACTGCGCCTCCGACGACCCCCAGGACCACGAGCTGCAGGAGCTGGAGTTTATGGTGGACATCCACAACTTCAGGCCCCGCGAGCTGTGCGAGATGGCGCGGAGGGCCGGTTTCACCTCCGTGCGCTGCGAGTCCGAGGAGCTCTTCTCCAGCTTCATCGGCTGGATGATCCGTACCGTGGAGGGCAGCGTGAGCGAGGAGAACATCAGCGACCGCTGGCGCTGGGGCGCGTACAACACCTACCGGAGGGCGCGCGCCCTGGACCAGAGGCTCTACCGCTGGCTGCCCCGGGACTGGTTCTACAACCTCATCCTTTACATGGAAAAATAATCCATGATGGAAAGCAGGGTCGAAGCGCTGCGGGAGGTGGAAAAAGGGGCGCAGCTCCCCGCGGGCCCCGGGGAGAGGCCGCGGGGATGGAGATGGCTGGTGCGCACCCTGCGCTTCATACGCGAAAAGCGCATGTAC is a window encoding:
- a CDS encoding ATP-binding cassette domain-containing protein — encoded protein: MGIRLEGVGFTYLPGTPMAREALEGIDLTLREGERVCLMGASGSGKTTLLCLVAGIYSPARGRVLLDGSRVDHSPSGLRRLREAVGILFQSPRRQLFAETVEKDVAFGPRNRGLRGPRLAARAREAMKAAGLDPEEYSSRSPFALSDGEMRLAALAGVLAMGPRYLLLDEPTAGLDPLGRLRLRRLIRELSERGAGVLVATHDWEEAEELADRVEVMAEGRIVCSGDVESVAADSAALRRAGLAPPPVPQLLALLRGKGLGVPERAASPGEAAEFIKRAMEGEPP
- a CDS encoding ATP-binding cassette domain-containing protein produces the protein MDRHTADAAVIEIEGVSFAYPGREDSPALRDVSLTVGEGEFVAVVGPNGSGKSTLCRMMNALLLPTAGRVRACGLDTSSGDDLAAIRSRVALVMQNPDNQIVGPTVEDDVAFGPENLALSRPEIAERVEESLRALGLAGLRSREPHLLSEGEKKRLVLAGALALRPRVLVSDEATSMLDPRTRLEVLLLLRRWREERKMAVVHATHHAEDLLAAERVVLLSSGRKVFEGTPEEFFARGGPAEEAGMREPSLLELSRELAARGLRVPARPLCAEEVLESLWA
- a CDS encoding Gx transporter family protein; this translates as MGMLVALGLVLQIIEGTIPPILPLPGAKLGLANLATVSALVFLGPLEALGVNLLRCLLGGLLRGSFVGLAISTAAGTAATLAMMALYRLPPGVLSLTGVSIAGAVTHNAAQLGVAILLVGFPGLRYYLPYLLLIALPTGFFIGIAARRLSTALGRTLPMGVG
- a CDS encoding NusG domain II-containing protein gives rise to the protein MGSAPDMGHSRRNRPPRGGRRPGGGRWWAPGDVVLVLTVAALSALLIAQGLARAGAGSSPRAAVSVNGREVMVLSLQEDRVELAVEGYRGRSYLQVAGGRVRMLDSACPDKLCVHAGWISRPGESIVCLPNRVVIEIKTGEEGPDVVNR
- a CDS encoding methyltransferase domain-containing protein — encoded protein: MKEANLVFHDETSREYDKKWAIRFDSDMADFVLSKFELGLGGPFPRGVRVLEIGCGTGYAMLNLGLAGVLDEAWGCDISRGMLDVCRDNAEKLGIRVHLEQADAERLPYDDESFDLVIGHAVLHHLPDLDASLREIRRVLRPGGRCVVAGEPSVKGHQLARVAKAMASASVKAYARLGGRLGKRPITLRDYCASDDPQDHELQELEFMVDIHNFRPRELCEMARRAGFTSVRCESEELFSSFIGWMIRTVEGSVSEENISDRWRWGAYNTYRRARALDQRLYRWLPRDWFYNLILYMEK